In Fimbriimonadaceae bacterium, the following are encoded in one genomic region:
- a CDS encoding aminotransferase class I/II-fold pyridoxal phosphate-dependent enzyme: MDPFDPVESFANLRHEFGEHGGVNMSVEASTTFTVIEPSTMPEIFQGRLGPEAGGCYLYGRHFNPTVYVLGRQIGALEGAETGYCAASGLAAISSAIMQVCDSGDHVVSGRTVYGGTFALLSEFLPQKTGVQTTFVDLSDLEEVEQAFVARTKVLFCETISNPTLRVADLPALAEIAHRHGAMLVVDNTFAPLIVSPILHGADVVVHSVTKFMNGASDHIAGAICGKTEFVMQLMDLHTGALMLLGPTMDPQVAFEISLRLPHLGLRMVEHSRRALAFAERLHALGLPVNYPGLPSHIDHALMRRMANAEFGYGGILTLDLGTREKAFEFMRLLQNVHRFGLMAVSLGFSETLMSCSAASTSSEMPDEELERAGVKPGLVRLSIGYTGSLEQRWSQLHCALQTLGLVGSRRLD, encoded by the coding sequence ATGGACCCCTTCGATCCGGTGGAGTCGTTCGCGAACCTTCGCCACGAGTTCGGCGAGCACGGCGGGGTGAACATGTCCGTGGAGGCCAGTACGACCTTCACGGTGATCGAGCCTTCCACCATGCCGGAGATCTTTCAGGGCCGACTTGGCCCGGAAGCAGGCGGTTGCTACCTATACGGACGCCACTTCAACCCGACGGTCTACGTGCTCGGCCGTCAGATCGGAGCCCTCGAGGGAGCGGAGACCGGCTACTGCGCCGCGAGCGGCCTCGCGGCGATCTCTTCGGCGATCATGCAGGTGTGCGATTCGGGCGACCACGTCGTTTCGGGACGCACGGTGTACGGCGGCACCTTCGCGCTGCTTAGCGAGTTCCTGCCGCAGAAGACCGGGGTGCAAACGACCTTTGTGGACCTGTCGGACCTCGAGGAGGTCGAGCAGGCGTTCGTCGCCCGCACGAAAGTGCTCTTCTGCGAGACGATCTCCAACCCCACCCTGCGGGTCGCCGACCTCCCCGCGCTGGCTGAAATCGCACACCGGCACGGGGCGATGCTGGTCGTCGACAACACCTTCGCTCCGTTGATCGTTTCGCCGATTCTCCACGGCGCGGATGTGGTCGTGCACAGCGTGACGAAGTTCATGAACGGCGCGAGCGACCATATCGCCGGCGCCATCTGTGGCAAGACGGAGTTCGTGATGCAGCTCATGGACCTGCACACGGGGGCGTTGATGCTGCTGGGTCCGACGATGGATCCGCAGGTGGCATTCGAGATCAGCCTGCGCTTGCCCCACCTCGGGCTGCGGATGGTCGAACACAGCCGTCGCGCCCTCGCCTTTGCCGAGCGTCTGCACGCCTTGGGCCTTCCGGTCAACTACCCTGGGCTGCCTTCCCACATCGACCACGCGTTGATGCGGCGGATGGCCAACGCCGAATTCGGGTACGGCGGCATCCTGACGCTGGATCTGGGGACTCGCGAGAAGGCCTTCGAGTTCATGCGCCTTCTCCAGAACGTGCACCGGTTCGGATTGATGGCGGTGAGTCTGGGATTCAGCGAGACCCTGATGTCCTGTTCCGCGGCCTCCACGAGCAGCGAGATGCCGGACGAGGAGCTGGAGCGCGCCGGCGTCAAACCCGGCCTGGTCCGGCTTTCCATCGGCTACACGGGGTCATTGGAGCAGCGCTGGTCGCAGTTGCACTGCGCCCTGCAGACCCTGGGTCTGGTGGGTAGCCGGCGCCTCGACTGA
- a CDS encoding DUF5658 family protein: protein MMVELNPIMRYFLLRDEWAFVLVKSATLFGAWGVLVWYAKTNREFVRRSCLWASGAYVALWVVWFSVGHFVLN from the coding sequence ATGATGGTCGAGCTCAACCCGATCATGCGCTACTTCCTGCTCAGGGATGAGTGGGCCTTCGTGCTGGTGAAATCGGCGACCCTGTTCGGGGCCTGGGGCGTGCTCGTGTGGTACGCCAAGACCAATCGCGAATTCGTGCGCCGCTCCTGTCTGTGGGCCTCGGGAGCCTACGTCGCACTGTGGGTGGTCTGGTTCAGCGTCGGACACTTCGTGCTGAACTAG
- the folB gene encoding dihydroneopterin aldolase, with translation MITLFVEGLEFYAHHGVPEAEQAIGHRYAVDLEIDVREKATQTDRVEDTVDYAAVAEALVGHAQEHRYRTLERLAAGLCDTLFETFEAIVEVRMRLAKRLPPAPIIAEVAGVEIVRSRG, from the coding sequence GTGATCACACTCTTCGTCGAAGGTCTGGAGTTCTACGCGCACCATGGAGTCCCCGAAGCCGAACAGGCGATCGGACACCGCTACGCCGTCGATTTGGAGATCGACGTGCGCGAGAAGGCGACGCAGACCGACCGCGTCGAGGACACTGTGGACTACGCCGCGGTCGCCGAGGCACTCGTCGGGCACGCGCAGGAACACCGCTACCGCACCCTGGAGCGCCTCGCGGCGGGTCTGTGCGACACGCTCTTCGAGACGTTCGAAGCCATCGTCGAGGTCCGCATGCGCCTGGCGAAGCGGCTGCCGCCGGCCCCGATCATCGCGGAAGTCGCGGGGGTCGAGATCGTGCGCAGCCGAGGGTAG
- the nusA gene encoding transcription termination factor NusA, giving the protein MDILQQLNQIATERDISLEELLAEIEEALAAAYKKFVGATGDVTVHIDPEKGWTALLDKEVVGIVTEPSFQMTIDEARKRKPDAEVGDFIQTQVDPNRFGRIAAQTFKQVLSQKLREAETRQIHEVFNEKMGEVVSGVVSRREAQSVFIQVNRVETELPRREQVPTEPYRPNDRLRVYVLRVDDSMRRLRVLVSRTHPNLLRKLFELEIPEIAQGIVVINSVAREPGQRSKVAVTSTDERVDAVGACVGPRGSRVQAIVDELYDEKIDIVPYSEDPTTYITNALSPAKVNAIRLNEEQRSAYVVVPDNQLSLAIGKGGQNVRLAARLTDWKIDIRSETQAAAETKAAVETETTPEAQAVPEASESEAPAEASTPPNPEEAPSS; this is encoded by the coding sequence ATGGACATCCTGCAGCAGCTCAATCAAATCGCGACCGAGCGCGATATCTCGCTCGAAGAACTCCTTGCAGAGATTGAAGAGGCGCTGGCCGCCGCCTACAAGAAATTCGTTGGTGCGACGGGCGATGTCACCGTGCACATCGATCCCGAGAAGGGATGGACCGCGCTGCTGGACAAAGAGGTGGTCGGCATCGTCACCGAGCCCTCTTTCCAGATGACGATCGACGAGGCGCGCAAGCGCAAGCCGGACGCCGAGGTGGGCGATTTCATCCAGACCCAGGTGGACCCGAACCGGTTCGGCCGGATCGCGGCCCAGACGTTCAAGCAGGTGCTGAGCCAGAAGCTGCGCGAAGCCGAGACGCGGCAGATCCACGAGGTCTTCAACGAGAAGATGGGCGAGGTCGTTTCCGGCGTCGTCAGCAGGCGCGAGGCTCAGAGCGTCTTCATCCAGGTAAACCGCGTGGAGACCGAGTTGCCGCGCCGCGAACAGGTTCCCACGGAGCCGTACAGGCCCAACGATCGCTTGCGCGTGTACGTGCTGCGAGTGGACGACTCGATGCGGCGCCTCCGCGTTTTGGTGAGCCGGACGCACCCCAATTTGCTTCGCAAGCTGTTCGAGCTTGAGATTCCGGAGATCGCCCAGGGCATCGTGGTGATCAACTCGGTGGCGCGCGAACCGGGCCAGCGTTCGAAAGTAGCGGTCACTTCGACCGATGAACGTGTGGACGCGGTCGGGGCGTGCGTCGGGCCGCGAGGCTCGCGCGTGCAGGCGATCGTGGACGAGTTGTACGACGAGAAGATCGACATCGTGCCGTACAGCGAGGATCCGACGACCTACATCACCAACGCGCTGAGTCCGGCGAAGGTCAACGCGATCCGCCTGAACGAGGAGCAGCGAAGCGCCTATGTGGTCGTTCCAGACAACCAGCTTTCCCTCGCCATCGGCAAGGGCGGCCAGAACGTTCGGCTTGCCGCCCGTTTGACGGACTGGAAGATCGACATCCGGAGCGAGACGCAGGCGGCCGCCGAGACGAAGGCAGCCGTCGAAACCGAAACCACGCCCGAGGCCCAGGCGGTGCCGGAGGCTTCGGAGAGCGAGGCGCCCGCCGAGGCGTCCACGCCGCCAAACCCGGAGGAAGCGCCTTCGTCTTGA
- a CDS encoding D-alanyl-D-alanine carboxypeptidase yields the protein MISCLLAFACVSRLDAILDDSKLQGAWVSATVCTLGGETLYERNPGIRMMPASNEKLASVAFAFAKLGPEHRFQTRFWKVREGVRVQAEGDPLLTYAQLKAAGAKLGIGKDTAVYVHQPFRAQIGPAWEWDDLPNKYAAPVSGLTVDRGSFEIWAEDGKAFFLPESYGTRTVRVTEEGKPSVRYDPSQRVALLYGGLPKARTRLDTLALPAPDRAAVAALGGLYAVGGDVPAREPDFVIESPPLAEIAHECLTKSDNNLAEMLLLAAAGKEGPLGDAPYGVATKRLGAFLEGTVGVTKGDWVPQDGSGLSRHNMVASRGLARVLVWAAKQSWNKSWESSLASSSVGTLSGRLKGTGFRGKTGTLHLASALSGYVEDGKGRTLVVSLVFNHFLCSSAEARGIQDTFVTELQKEFLDGTPFALRRTYESPHAHAELGTVAGHWIPGSVHHPLAARERHDGRAQPDHALLPAQG from the coding sequence GTGATCTCCTGCCTTCTCGCCTTTGCCTGCGTCTCGCGCCTCGATGCGATCCTCGACGACTCCAAGCTCCAAGGCGCCTGGGTTTCCGCCACCGTTTGCACCCTCGGCGGCGAGACCTTGTACGAGCGAAACCCCGGAATCCGCATGATGCCGGCCAGCAACGAGAAGCTCGCCTCGGTCGCCTTCGCCTTTGCGAAGCTGGGCCCGGAGCACCGTTTCCAAACCCGATTCTGGAAGGTACGCGAGGGCGTTCGCGTGCAAGCCGAGGGCGATCCGTTGCTCACGTACGCCCAACTCAAGGCGGCGGGGGCAAAGCTCGGCATCGGAAAGGACACGGCGGTCTACGTCCACCAACCGTTTCGCGCCCAGATCGGCCCGGCGTGGGAGTGGGACGATCTGCCCAACAAGTACGCGGCTCCCGTTTCCGGATTGACCGTGGATCGGGGCTCCTTCGAGATCTGGGCGGAAGATGGGAAGGCCTTCTTCCTCCCCGAAAGTTATGGCACGCGGACCGTGCGCGTCACGGAGGAGGGCAAGCCCTCCGTCCGGTACGACCCGTCCCAACGCGTCGCCCTCCTCTACGGGGGCCTGCCGAAGGCGCGCACCCGGCTCGACACTCTCGCCCTGCCCGCTCCCGACCGGGCGGCGGTGGCCGCGCTCGGAGGGCTCTACGCCGTCGGCGGCGACGTGCCCGCGCGCGAACCCGATTTCGTCATCGAAAGCCCGCCTCTGGCGGAGATCGCCCACGAGTGCCTGACGAAGAGCGACAACAACTTGGCGGAGATGCTCCTTCTCGCCGCGGCCGGCAAGGAGGGTCCACTTGGGGACGCGCCCTACGGCGTGGCGACCAAGCGGCTTGGCGCCTTCCTGGAGGGCACGGTGGGCGTGACCAAGGGCGACTGGGTGCCTCAAGACGGCAGCGGGCTCAGCCGCCACAACATGGTCGCTTCCCGCGGACTCGCAAGGGTGCTGGTTTGGGCGGCAAAACAGTCCTGGAATAAGAGTTGGGAGAGCTCCCTCGCTTCCTCGAGCGTAGGAACGTTGTCGGGTCGCTTGAAAGGGACGGGATTCCGCGGCAAGACCGGGACCCTGCATCTGGCAAGCGCCCTCTCGGGTTACGTCGAGGACGGCAAGGGACGGACGCTGGTCGTGTCACTGGTTTTCAACCACTTCCTTTGCAGTTCGGCGGAAGCACGGGGAATCCAGGACACTTTCGTAACCGAATTGCAAAAGGAATTCCTGGACGGCACGCCGTTTGCCTTGAGAAGAACGTATGAAAGCCCTCATGCCCACGCGGAGCTTGGCACTGTTGCTGGCCATTGGATTCCTGGATCTGTTCACCACCCTTTGGCTGCACGTGAACGGCATGATGGTCGAGCTCAACCCGATCATGCGCTACTTCCTGCTCAGGGATGA
- a CDS encoding GGDEF domain-containing protein, giving the protein MRTVRATADSYLASPVVRAQADSVAALLAVLALDALFGFPTAFRLGYVFPICVAARGAGLRWSVGVVFAAALILTTIEWYLHKGQVNSLASLALHACLLGLILRLMERLESGLANYQTLACQDALTGLPNRNALQRLADKAIQRAETAKDAQGPLTLAMIDCDRFKELNDTYGHAYGDLVLKLLARTLGHGLRRHGWVARTGGDEFVALLPGCTPENAAKLLNESRTRFLEAGVPGTGFTFGVAQWRPGASLDSLLADADRAMYRHKPYAAIRTSSPSRATPSA; this is encoded by the coding sequence GTGCGCACGGTGCGCGCGACGGCGGACAGCTACTTGGCGTCCCCCGTCGTGCGCGCGCAGGCCGACTCCGTCGCCGCCCTTCTCGCCGTGTTGGCGCTCGATGCCCTCTTCGGCTTCCCGACCGCGTTCCGCTTGGGTTACGTCTTCCCCATCTGCGTCGCCGCACGCGGCGCGGGACTCCGGTGGAGCGTGGGAGTCGTGTTCGCGGCCGCCCTGATCCTCACGACCATCGAGTGGTACCTCCACAAGGGCCAGGTGAACTCGCTCGCCTCCTTGGCGCTGCACGCGTGTCTGCTGGGCCTGATTCTGCGCCTGATGGAACGCCTGGAGTCCGGGCTCGCCAACTACCAGACCCTTGCGTGCCAAGACGCCCTGACCGGCCTGCCGAACAGGAACGCCCTGCAACGTCTCGCCGACAAGGCGATCCAGCGGGCGGAGACCGCGAAGGACGCCCAAGGTCCCCTCACCCTCGCCATGATCGATTGCGACCGCTTCAAGGAGTTGAACGACACGTACGGGCACGCCTACGGCGACCTGGTGCTCAAACTGCTCGCCCGCACCCTGGGACACGGGCTCCGGCGGCATGGATGGGTTGCGCGGACGGGCGGCGACGAGTTCGTGGCCCTGCTTCCCGGCTGTACGCCCGAGAACGCTGCGAAGCTCCTCAACGAGTCTCGGACGAGGTTTCTCGAGGCGGGCGTTCCCGGTACGGGCTTCACCTTCGGCGTCGCCCAGTGGCGACCGGGCGCAAGCCTGGACTCGCTCCTGGCAGACGCCGACCGGGCGATGTACCGCCACAAGCCGTACGCCGCGATCCGCACCTCCTCCCCTTCGCGGGCAACACCCTCCGCGTAG
- a CDS encoding PEP-CTERM sorting domain-containing protein (PEP-CTERM proteins occur, often in large numbers, in the proteomes of bacteria that also encode an exosortase, a predicted intramembrane cysteine proteinase. The presence of a PEP-CTERM domain at a protein's C-terminus predicts cleavage within the sorting domain, followed by covalent anchoring to some some component of the (usually Gram-negative) cell surface. Many PEP-CTERM proteins exhibit an unusual sequence composition that includes large numbers of potential glycosylation sites. Expression of one such protein has been shown restore the ability of a bacterium to form floc, a type of biofilm.), which produces MRWQEPCGSTYVVAPSAFLGDWSSLIGAGTYSYDFRMIEVPTDGSPLPFEVRVSGPGGSLLWTAPQSGQPTDWIHHSIQIDEASWTVTSGSFAATLADVSEVRMRVRLFDNTTPGIKIGFDNVVLTPVPEPTTLIALGIGGLALMRRKRAG; this is translated from the coding sequence ATGCGTTGGCAGGAGCCGTGCGGCAGCACCTATGTAGTGGCTCCGAGCGCCTTCTTGGGTGATTGGAGCAGCTTGATCGGGGCGGGGACGTACAGTTACGACTTCCGCATGATCGAAGTGCCGACCGACGGAAGTCCGCTGCCGTTCGAGGTGCGGGTGTCAGGGCCAGGGGGCTCGCTTCTTTGGACCGCCCCTCAATCGGGACAGCCTACGGATTGGATCCACCACTCGATCCAAATCGACGAGGCTTCTTGGACCGTCACTTCGGGCTCGTTCGCCGCGACCTTGGCCGACGTCTCGGAAGTTCGCATGCGGGTCCGCTTGTTCGATAACACGACCCCCGGCATCAAGATCGGATTCGACAACGTGGTCCTTACTCCGGTGCCGGAGCCCACAACCCTGATCGCGCTTGGGATCGGTGGATTGGCCCTGATGCGGCGAAAGCGAGCCGGGTAG
- a CDS encoding DUF1385 domain-containing protein, translated as MPKGEYLQYGGQAIIEGVMMRSPRYFAVAVRAPNQQIVLQAEPLAKTWIGRQKWLKLPFLRGTLALLDAMALGIRAMHFASHIQMDDRYQPQTPSGEGSDEKPEAVPGEVVSGGGENDSIKKIAVGGAMVMGLVVGLFLFVFLPNLIGQGLLQRFFGIDDSTIVNFVSNLVKVVIFIGYIWLVSRMPEIKRVFMFHGAEHKAINTLEADEELTLENCKRQTRLHPRCGTSFAIIVLLVGILIFTFVPRYPVPEWKHLLFLNTLLRFGIELLILPFIAGISYEMLRFAGKFRNSNFVMALFKPGLWTQYITTVEPDEDQIEVALVALKACIDAEQGHTEAAPVPATV; from the coding sequence ATGCCCAAGGGCGAGTATCTCCAGTACGGCGGACAGGCCATCATCGAAGGGGTCATGATGCGTTCGCCGCGGTACTTCGCCGTGGCCGTGCGGGCTCCCAACCAGCAGATCGTCCTGCAGGCAGAGCCTCTTGCGAAGACTTGGATCGGCCGGCAGAAGTGGCTTAAACTCCCCTTCCTGAGGGGAACCCTCGCGCTGCTCGACGCCATGGCCCTCGGAATCCGTGCGATGCACTTCGCCTCGCACATCCAGATGGACGATCGCTACCAGCCCCAGACTCCTTCTGGAGAGGGCTCCGACGAGAAGCCGGAGGCGGTGCCGGGCGAGGTCGTTTCCGGAGGCGGAGAGAACGACTCCATCAAGAAGATCGCGGTGGGCGGCGCGATGGTCATGGGGCTGGTCGTCGGCCTGTTCCTGTTCGTTTTCTTGCCCAACCTGATCGGCCAGGGTTTGCTGCAGCGCTTCTTCGGCATCGACGACTCGACGATCGTGAACTTCGTGAGCAATCTGGTGAAGGTCGTGATCTTCATCGGCTACATCTGGCTGGTGAGTCGGATGCCCGAAATCAAACGCGTCTTCATGTTCCACGGCGCCGAGCACAAGGCGATCAACACGCTGGAGGCGGACGAGGAGCTGACCCTGGAGAACTGCAAACGGCAGACACGGCTTCACCCGAGGTGCGGGACGAGTTTCGCGATCATCGTGTTGCTGGTGGGCATCCTCATCTTCACGTTCGTGCCGAGGTACCCGGTGCCGGAGTGGAAGCACCTGCTGTTCCTCAATACCCTCCTCCGGTTCGGGATCGAGCTGCTGATCTTGCCGTTCATCGCGGGAATCAGCTACGAAATGCTCCGGTTCGCGGGGAAGTTCCGCAACAGCAACTTCGTGATGGCGCTCTTCAAGCCGGGTCTGTGGACGCAGTACATCACCACGGTCGAACCGGACGAGGATCAGATCGAGGTGGCGCTGGTGGCGCTGAAGGCGTGCATCGACGCCGAGCAGGGACATACCGAAGCCGCTCCGGTTCCCGCCACGGTTTGA
- the infB gene encoding translation initiation factor IF-2, whose translation MTVTIAELATEFGLKPGQIYGALHDLGLEHDAQGFETDEESLELIRESLAEMPKDAPLVLQPNVTPRDIAAALDLAQPEVQKTLMMKMKVMATLTTVLKADVAEKFVQSFGHTIRWADAAKPKSAPAQQKTRRSTKGAQPRPPVVTIMGHVDHGKTSLLDFIRKANVVSREHGGITQHIGAYQVQLPEGKITFLDTPGHAAFTAMRARGAQVTDIAILVVAADDGIMPQTKEAISHILNAEVPMIVAVNKIDRPDANPDRVIQQLPEHEVIPEVFGGQTIVCPVSAITGEGVPHLLEMVLLQAEVLGLQADPKGPLEGVVIEAKLEKGRGPVATLLIQEGTLKVGDTLVVGSTWGRIKAMHDYTGERIEEAGPSTPVEVLGLNETPLAGDTIERESDEREARERAEGRAEADRVSNLATPERKITLRDLRSQMDSGELRELLLVVKADVSGSVEAVRGMLEKISNAEVETRIIHSGVGSITEGDVLLAGAAGAICVGFNVKPEPGAKKEAEKQKVEIRTYTIIYELIEDIEAAVKGMLEPKFEEQYLGKAEIRVRFKLTKKGIVAGSHVTDGKVTRNCKVRVRRGEELVYEGKLSTLKHLKDDVREVTEGFDCGLTFDNWEAFQEGDVVEAFEMIQVNA comes from the coding sequence ATGACGGTGACCATCGCAGAACTGGCCACAGAATTCGGGTTGAAGCCGGGCCAGATCTACGGCGCGTTGCACGATCTGGGGCTCGAGCACGATGCGCAGGGCTTCGAGACCGACGAGGAGAGCCTCGAGCTGATCCGCGAGTCGTTGGCCGAGATGCCCAAGGACGCCCCGCTCGTCCTGCAACCGAACGTCACCCCGCGCGACATCGCCGCCGCCCTGGACCTCGCTCAGCCGGAAGTTCAGAAGACCCTCATGATGAAGATGAAGGTCATGGCCACTCTCACGACGGTGCTGAAGGCCGACGTCGCCGAGAAGTTCGTCCAATCCTTCGGCCACACCATCCGATGGGCCGATGCAGCCAAGCCGAAATCGGCGCCTGCGCAACAAAAAACGCGGCGGAGCACCAAAGGTGCCCAGCCGCGCCCGCCTGTTGTCACCATTATGGGCCATGTCGACCACGGCAAGACGTCGTTGCTCGACTTCATTCGGAAGGCGAACGTGGTTTCGAGAGAGCACGGCGGCATCACGCAGCACATCGGCGCGTACCAGGTGCAGCTTCCGGAAGGGAAGATCACCTTCTTGGATACGCCGGGCCACGCCGCGTTCACCGCGATGCGCGCCCGAGGCGCGCAGGTGACCGATATCGCGATCCTCGTGGTGGCTGCCGACGACGGCATCATGCCGCAAACCAAGGAGGCCATCAGCCACATCCTGAACGCCGAGGTCCCGATGATCGTGGCGGTCAACAAGATCGATCGCCCCGACGCGAATCCCGACCGGGTGATCCAACAGCTTCCCGAACACGAGGTGATTCCCGAGGTGTTCGGCGGCCAGACCATTGTCTGCCCGGTCTCCGCCATCACCGGCGAAGGCGTTCCGCACCTCTTGGAGATGGTGTTGCTCCAAGCCGAGGTCCTCGGCCTGCAAGCAGACCCCAAGGGGCCCCTTGAAGGGGTCGTGATCGAGGCGAAGCTCGAGAAGGGCCGCGGCCCGGTGGCCACGCTTCTCATTCAAGAGGGAACGCTCAAGGTGGGCGACACTCTTGTCGTGGGGAGCACCTGGGGCCGTATCAAGGCGATGCACGACTACACGGGCGAGCGGATCGAAGAGGCGGGTCCCTCGACCCCGGTCGAGGTGCTAGGGCTCAACGAGACGCCCCTGGCCGGCGACACCATCGAGCGCGAGTCCGACGAGCGCGAGGCTCGAGAACGGGCGGAGGGAAGGGCCGAGGCCGATCGCGTGAGCAACTTGGCGACGCCCGAACGCAAGATCACGCTGCGCGACCTCCGGTCCCAGATGGACTCCGGCGAACTCCGCGAGCTGCTGCTCGTGGTCAAGGCGGACGTTTCGGGTTCCGTCGAGGCGGTGCGCGGCATGCTTGAGAAGATCAGCAACGCCGAGGTGGAGACCCGCATCATCCACTCGGGCGTCGGATCGATTACCGAGGGCGACGTGCTCCTCGCGGGCGCCGCGGGCGCGATCTGCGTCGGTTTCAACGTGAAGCCCGAACCGGGCGCGAAGAAGGAAGCCGAGAAGCAGAAGGTCGAGATTCGAACGTACACGATCATCTACGAGCTGATCGAAGACATCGAGGCCGCCGTGAAGGGCATGCTCGAACCCAAGTTCGAGGAGCAGTACCTCGGCAAAGCTGAGATTCGCGTTCGCTTCAAGCTGACCAAGAAGGGGATCGTTGCGGGCTCCCACGTCACCGACGGAAAGGTCACCCGCAACTGCAAAGTGCGCGTGCGCCGTGGCGAGGAGCTGGTGTACGAGGGCAAGCTCTCGACCCTGAAGCACCTCAAGGACGATGTGCGCGAGGTTACCGAGGGTTTCGATTGCGGTCTGACCTTCGACAACTGGGAAGCGTTCCAGGAAGGCGACGTCGTCGAAGCGTTCGAGATGATCCAGGTCAACGCCTGA